CCTGGCGGCCACCGCGGCCGGTGTGCTGATCGGTTTCCTGACCCTGACCGCGCTCGGCCGGGACTTCCGCTCCCGCCAGCTCAAGCGGTACGCCGAGCTGAAGCAGTCGCGGCCCCGCAAGGTCGTCCGCCGCTGACGTCAGGGCGCCACCCGGGTCAGGTAGGTGTGGTGGGTGGTGAAGCCGAGCCGGCGGTAGAGCCCGACGGCGGCGACGTTGCGCTGCTCCACCTGGAGGAACGCGCGGGTCGCGCCCTCGGCGGCGGCCCAGCCGGCCAGGGCGCGGACGACGGCGCCGGCGTACCCCTGCCGGCGGGCCTCCGGCAGCACCTCGAGCAGGCACACGCCGAGCCACCGGCCCTCGCCGGTGACCGTGCCGCGCCCCACCGCGAGCAGCCGGCCGTCGACCCGCAGCTCGGCGAAGCGGATCCGGTCCACGGCGGTGAGCACGTGCCGCGCGGCGTCCGGGAGGCCGCCCTTGCGGTCGGCGGCGACACCCAGCCAGTCGTCGGTGGGCGCGGCTTTCAGCGCCACGGGCGGCAGGTCGGCGGCGTCCGGCTGCGGCGCGGGGGCGGTCAGGGTGGCCAGTGGGACGGTCTGCACCAGCACCGGCGGGCGGGACGTCCAGCCGCGCGCGTCCAGCTCCGTGCCGACCGGGGCGGCCAGCGGCAGCGGCGTGTTCACCAGGGCCGGCTGGCCGTGGTCGGCGTACCAGCGTTGCACCGCGTCCAGCGCCGCGGGCAGCGGGCGGTCCGGGTCGCCGATCGGCAGCGCGCTGTTCGCCCGGCCGGTCCAGCCGGCGGCGGCGCGCAGCCGCCAGTCGCCGAGCCGTCCGCGTACCGGGGCCGGCCAGGCTTCGTCGGCGGCCGTCTCCAACGCGATCATCGCGGCGGCGGTCGGCCGGCGGGCCGGCGGCACCCGCCGGGCCCGGTGCACCTCGTCGACCGGGACGCGCAGCGGCCCGCCGTCGGTGGCCAACGTGATGTGGGTCTCGCTCAGCTCGACAAGCTCGCCGAGCGCGTCCGCGAACAGCGGTCGGCCCTCGCGAATCCCCACAATCCGGCGGACCACTATTCGGTATCCCACGTCCTGCTGTCGGAGCACGATCGACCCCCTCCCCGGCGAGATACTAGGCTCTTACCGTTGCGGATGATCGCGACGAGTCTTGCGGAGGAGAAGACCGGTGACCTACATCATCGCCGAGCCGTGCGTGGATGTGCTCGACAAGGCATGCATCGAGGAGTGCCCGGTCGACTGCATCTACGAGGGCAACCGGATGCTCTACATCCACCCCGACGAGTGCGTCGACTGTGGTGCCTGTGAGCCGGTCTGCCCGGTCGAAGCGATCTTCTACGAGGACGACGTGCCGGAGCAGTGGAAGGACTACACCGGCGCGAACTACGAGTTCTTCGAGGACCTGGGCTCGCCCGGGGGCGCCTCGAAGGTCGGCAAGGTGGAGAAGGACGCCACCTTCGTCGCCGCGCAGCCGCCGCGCGGCGAGGGCCACTGAGCCGGCCCACGCCGGTCTCGGCGCGGCTGCCCGAGTTCACCTGGGACACGCTGGACGCCGCGGCCACCACGGCCGCGGCGCACCCGGACGGTCTCATCAACCTCTCCATGGGTACGCCCGTCGACCCGGTGCCGCCGCTGATCCGGCGGGCGCTCGCCGACGCGTCGGACGCGCCGGGCTATCCGCTGACCGCCGGCACGCCCGCGCTGCGGGACGCCATCGCGGCCTGGGTGGCCCGTGCCTGCGGCGCGGGCGTCGACGGGCTGGGCGTGCTGCCCACGATCGGCTCCAAGGAGCTGGTGGCCTGGCTGCCCACGCTGCTCGGGCTCGGCCCCGGTGACGTGGTCGTGGTGCCGTCCGTCGCCTACCCGACGTACGAGGACGGGGCCCGGCTGGCCGGCGCGACCACGGTGCGCAGCGACTCGCTGACCGCGCTCGGTCCCGATCCCCGGGTCCGCCTGGTCTGGGTCAACTCGCCGGGTAACCCGACCGGTCGGGTGCTGCCCGCGGCCCACCTGCGCAAGGTGGTCGAGTGGGCCCGGGAGCGGGGCGCGGTGGTCGCCAGCGACGAGTGCTACCTGCCGCTGGGCTGGGACGCCGAACCCGTCTCGGTGCTCTCCCCGCAGGTGTGCGGCGGGTCGTACGCCGGCGTGCTGGCCGTGCACTCGCTCTCCAAGCGCTCCAACCTGGCCGGCTACCGGGCCGGCTTCGTGGCCGGCGACCCGGCGTTGACGGCGGAGCTTCTCAAGATCCGCAAGCACGCCGGCATGATCGTGCCGGCGCCGGTGCAGGCCGCCATGGTGGCCGCGCTCGGCGACCAGGCGCACGCCGACGCGCAGCGGGAGCGCTACCGGGCCCGCCGGGAGACGCTGCGGGCGGCGTTCACCGCCGCCGGTTTCACGGTCGAGCACTCCGAGGCCGGGCTCTATCTCTGGCTGACCCGCGACGAGGACTGCTGGGACACCGTCGACTGGCTGGCCCGGCGGGGGATCCTGGTCGCCGCCGGTGTCTTCTACGGCCCGGCCGGCGCCCGGCACGTGCGGGTGGCGCTCACCGAGTCCGACGCGCACATCAACGCGGTGCCCACCCGCCTCGCCGGCTCGTAAGGCGGGGGCCCCGCTTAACGCTTTCGGTAGAGGCGGGGCCCCTTCTTAACACCAGGTGTTAATAGGGGCCCCCGCCTTACACCCGGGCCTCGGCGGGACGGCGGGCGATATCCTCGGCGGGACTTTCCGCGGGGCCACCCGGGCTCCGCCGACGACGCGGACGCCGAGGTGGACCGATGGTGGGCGAGGCCGGCGGGTTGGCACGCGCCGCGGTGGTCGGGACCGGGCTGATCGGCGGCTCGGTGCTGCTCCGGCTCCGTGACGCCGGGCTCGACGTCGCCGGCTGGGACCCGGATCCGCAGACCCGCCGGCAGGTGCGCGAGCAGGGGGTCGCGGTCCCGGACACCGTCGAGGAGGCGGTGACCGGCCGGGACGTGGTGTTCGCCTGCGGCCCGCTGCCCACGCTGCCCGCCACCCTGGCCCGGGTGGCCGCCGCCACCGACGACGGGTGTGTGCTCACGGACGTGGGCAGCGTCAAGGCGGAGGTCACCGTCGCCGCCGCCGCGCAGGGGCTGGGGCACCGGTTCGTGCCCGGCCACCCGATGGCCGGCGCCGACCGGGCCGGGCCGGGCGCGGCCCGCCCGGAGCTGCTCGACGGCGCGGCCTGGGTGCTCTGCCCGGGGCCGACCGGGCTGGCCGCGTTCCGGCGGCTCGCCGCGTTGCTCGTCGACGTCTTCCACGCCCGGGTGGTGCCGATGTCGGCCCCGGAGCACGACGCCGCCGCCGCGCTCGCCTCGCACGTGCCACACGTGCTCGCCGGCGCGCTGGCGGGCACGGTACGGCGGTCGGCGTTGCGGGAGGCGGTGCTGACGCTCGCGGCCGGCAGTTTCTCCGACGGCACCCGGGTCGCCGGGGGGCCACCCGAGCGGACCGCGAACATGCTGCTGGGCAACCGGGACCGGGTGTTGGCGGAGCTGGCCGAGGTGACCGCCTTCCTCGACGAGCTGACCGGCGCGCTGCGGGCCGGGGACGCCGGGGCGCTGGCCGACCGGCTGGCCGAGGCCCGGGCGGCGCGTGCCGCGTTGCGCGACCGCGGCCACAGCGTGCACCGGCGGGAGTTCCCGGCCGACGCGGACCACGCGGGCGAGCTGGCCTACCTGCGGGAGATCGGCACGGCGGGAGGCCACCTCACCGGGTGTCGGGTGGCGGGCGGCGCGGTCGGATACACCGCGCGACTGCCGGCCACCGCGCCGTTAGGCTGAGCGGCATGGCGGACGCACCTGTGGTCGCGGTACGCGGCGAGGCGTACCAGGAGGTCGCTCCCGAGCTGGCCCGGTTCACGGTGACCGCGGTCGCGCGGGACCGGGACCGGGAGACCACGCTGACCCGGCTGGCGGAACGGGCCGCCGCGGTGCGGGCGCTGCTCGACGCGGCCGGGCCGGTCGTCCAGGGGCGGGAGACCGGGCAGGTGAACGTCTGGCCGGTGACGAAGCGCTCGGGCGACCGGATGGTGGCCTACCAGGGCCGGGTGAGCACCACGGTCACGGTCACCGACTTCACCGCGCTCGGCGAGCTGATGCTCCGCCTGGCCGACCACGAGCAGGTCGAGGTGGCGGGCCCGGTGTGGTCGCTGCGGCCGGACAGCCCGGCCTACCGGGCGGCGCGGCACGCCGCGATCGCCGACGCGCTGGCCCGCGCCCGGGAGTACGCGGAGGCGCTCGGTGCCCGCGTCACGGCGCTGCGGGAGCTGTCCGACACCGGCCTGACCGCCGCCCCGCCGATGCTTGCCAAGGCCGCGTACGCCGAGTCCGCGCCGGAGCTGGAGCTGGACCCGGCGCCGCAGCCGGTGCACGCGGCGGTGGAGGCGCGGTTCACCATCAGCGAGCCGGTGCTCGGCTGATGCCGCGGACAGAGGTGCTCGCGCTCGACGAGTTGGTCGCCCGGGCGCGGGCGCTCGCCGAGGACGGCCCGCGGCAGTTGCTCGGCATCGCCGGCGCGCCCGGCGTGGGCAAGTCCACGCTCGCGGAGCGGATCGTCGCCGAGGTCGGCCCGGCCGCCCGGCTGGTGCCGATGGACGGCTTCCACCTGGCCGGTTCGGCGCTGGCCCGGCTGGGCCGGGCGGGCCGCAAGGGCGCGCCGGACACGTTCGACGTCAACGGCTTCGTGGCCACCCTGCGCCGGTTGCGCCGGTTGGAGCCCACCTCGGTGTGGGCGCCGGAGTTCCGCCGTGACCTGGAGGAGCCGGTCGCGGGGGCGATCGAGGTGCCGCCGGAGGTGCGGCTGGTGGTCACCGAGGGCAACTATCTGCTGCTGCGGGACGAGCCGTGGGAGGAGGTGCGTTCGCTGCTGCACCGGGCCTGGTTCCTGGACCTGGACGCCGAGTTGCGGTTACGTCGGCTCACCGACCGGCACGTGGCGTACGGGAAGTCGCCGGAGCAGGCCCGGGCGTGGGCGCTCGGCAGCGACGAGCGCAACGCCCGGCTGGTCGCCGGCACGGCCGAGCACGCCGACCTGGTGGTCCGGTTGGCGGACCCGCCGGAGGGGTGAGGACGGTCAGCCGGCTCCCGGGCGGGGCGCCGGCACGCTCCGGCGCAGCAGTCGGGCCACCACGGCCCGCTCGCGGGTGAACTCCACCGCGTCCGGGTAGCCGCTGTGGCTGCGGATCGGCGGGTCGGCGACCTCGCCGCCGGACGGGTGCAGCGCTTCCGGGTCGGTCACCGACACGTCCCGCTGCCCGGCGCTGACCTGCCAGCCGAGCGGGTCGGTGTCGCGCCAGAAGTTAGTCCAGGCGACATGCCCGTCGGGCCAGGTGACCGCGCGGGCCAGGGTGCGCAGCCGCTCCGGCCCGAAGTACGACGGGAAGACCCGGCCGTAGAGCCGGGTGAGCTGGCAGCCGTAGGAGAAGAACCAGGTCCGGTGCCGCCACCGGCGGGGCAGTTGCAGCAGCATCGCGGCGCAGATGACGGTGCCCTGGCTGTGCCCGGAGAGGATCACGCCGTCCATCCGGTCCGGGTGGTGGGGCGGCAGCGCCAGCAGTCCGGCCACCCGGGTCTGGAGTTCCGGCACGGCGCGTTCGGCGTAGCTGGGCGGGGCGAGCGGGTGCGCGGCCCGCGGCCAGAACGTGCACACGTCCCAGATCACGCCGACCGAGCGGCGTACCGAGTCGGTGCGGTAGACCAGCCAGCCGAGCGCGCTCGTCACCACCGGCAGCCAGCCGAGTACGGCGTCGCCGAGTTCGGCGGCCCAGTGCACGGCGAGCTGCCAGCCCGGGGAGAGCGGGCCGGGCCGGTGGCCGGAGAGCGTGGCGGCGCAGCAGAGGGTGATCAGGACCGCGGACCCGGCCGCGTAGCCGCCGATCAGCCGGACCGCGTGTTCACCCACCAGCCGGTGCAGCGCCCGGTAGGTGCTGACGTCGCGGCAGCGGCGAAGGTCGTGCGCGGAGAGGCCGCCGGCGGAGGTCAGCCCGGCGTACTCGGCGCGGCGCAGGCCGTGCAGCAGGACCGCGGCCCGGACCAGCAGCGCGAGCAGGGTGAGCAGCCCGACCACGCAGGCCAGTCCGGCCCAGAAGACGGCGAGCGGCGGCGTCACGCGGCTCGTGCCGGCGGGCGCGGCCGGTCCGGCGAGCCGTTCGCTGACCCAGTAGAGCAGCCCGGCGCAGTACGCGACGGCCATCATCCAGCCGAAGCCGGCGATGACCGCCGGCGCGCAGCCGTGCCAGGCGAGACCGGTGTACGCGCCGAGCGGCTGGGCCGGCACGGCGGGCCGGAGCCGGGGCAGCAGCAGCCCGGCGACGGCGAGCGCGATGGCCGGACCGACGAGCATCCAGGTCCGTAGTCCGGCCGGTGCGGTGGGCAGGCCGGGCAGGCCGCGTTCGATCCAGGCGACGCCGAGTGGCAGCAGCACGGCGGCGGCCACCGGTCCGGTCAGCGCCCGCCGGCCGGAGCGGTTGGCCGCGCCGATGGCCACCAGCAGCAGCACCTGGTAGGTGACCAGCCAGGCGAGTCCGGTCTCGTAGCCGGGCAGCGGGCGCGCGGTGAGACAGCCGGCGAGGTCCGGTGTCGTCGCGCATCCGACCGGCGGCCGGTACGTGCTCAGCGGCCGGCCGGCCGGACCCTCCGGGAGCAGCAGCAGGACGAAGGTGCCGACCAGCCCGAGCCCGGTGAGCGCCGCCACCGCGACGCTCCACCGACCCAGTGGGGTGGCGCCCTGGCGGCGGCTGAGCCAGGGGCGGCCCACCGCGACCACGGCGATCGTCACCACGGTGACGAACAGCGCCACGGTGGGCCAGGCGACGGCGGCCCGCAGCCCGCGCGGCGGATCCATGATCAGCACCGCGGCGACGGGTACGGCGGCGGCGGTCACCGCTCCGGTGCACAGGTGCAGCACCGCGGCCCGGCGCAACTGGCCCTCGCCGTTCCAGAACGTCGGGTCCTGGAGCGGGTTCTCCAGCGGCTCGGCCGGGTCAGCCGGCTCGGCCGGGTCGTCGCCGCGGCGGGCCGGCCGGGGGCGCGGCTCGGCCGGCATCTCCGCCTCGTACTGATAGGTGCGCCAGGCGAGCAGCCCGATCACGCCCAGCACGAGCAGCGGCAGCAGCAGCCCGAGGGCGAGTGTCCGGGTGCCCTCGCGCCACCAGGAGTTGCCGAGGAACTCCCACGGGCCGGGGATCTGGCCGAGGCACTGCGGGCCCACGCACTGCCAGCCGACGAGGTCCACGCCGATCCCGGTCACGGCGACCACCAGGGTGCAGGTCAGGCTCAGGCAGAACAGCCGGATGAGCCAGGCGGTGATGCCGGACCGGCTGGCCCAGCGTTCCCGGTCCGGGTCCGCCGGGATGCCGGCCCGGGCGTGCAGCGCGACGTTCGCCAGCGCGAAGGGCAGCAGCAGCGTCCAGAGGGCGCGTTGCAGGTCGCGCCGGGTCCGCGCGCCGGAGGTCAACGTCCCCCAGCTGTACGCCTCGACGTTGATCGGGTCGTCCCGCTCGGCGCCGGTGGAGCGGTAGAACCCGGTGACCTGTCCTCCGGCGACCAGCTCGGGTTGGGGAGTGCCGGCCCCTGGCCCGGGGGCGAGGCCCAGTAGCTGATCCGGCGGGGTGTTGGACACCCCGTGCACCCGTAGTTCCAGCACGCGCTCCATCGCGGTCCCCCAGAGTAAGCGTTCCACTACCCAGAGTGCTCGCTATTTCCGGAATCCGCATCCCCCGGAAGGGGTTGTTTCGGCAGCTCAGGCAATTAGGCCAGGGTTTTTATCGGGCGGGCGGGGTTACCCACCGCCACCACGTTCGCCGGCAGGTCGCGGGTCACCACCGCGCCGGCGCCGACGACCGTGTTGTCGCCGACGCTCACCCCGGCGAGCACGATCACCCCGCCGCCGAGCCAGGCGTTGTCGCCGATGGTGATCGGCTCGGCGGCCTCCCACTTGGCCCGGCGGGCCTCCGGCTCCACCGGATGCGTGGCGGTGAGCAGTTGCACGTTCGGTCCGAGTTGGACGTCCGCGCCGATGGTGATCCGGGCGACGTCGAGGAAGACCGCGTTGAAGTTGACGAAGCTGCGCGGCCCGAGGTGGGTCTGGTAGCCGTAGTCGCAGTGGAACGGCGGTCGGATCCAGGCGCCCTCGCCGAGCGAGCCGAGCAGGTCGCGCAGGGCGGCGAGGCGGCCCTGCGGATCGTCGGCGGAGCTGCGGTTGAAGCGTTCGGTGAGTCGGGCGGCGCGGTCCAGGTCGGCGATGATCGCGGGATCGTCGGCGATGTACGGCTCGCCGGCCAGCATCCGGTCCTTCATGGTCATCGACGGATCATCCCGGCCGGGTGGAGGGTTGGAGCCGGTTCGGTCGGATTAGTGACTTCCGATTGCATACCCGGTATGCAATGCTGGTAACCCACATCGATGTGACATGCGTCGATGAAACGCCTCACGAAGGAGAGAAGGTTGCCCCGGAATCGCAGAAAGCTGGCCGCGCTCGGCCTCGCCCTGGGCCTGGCGCTCGGCCTGCCCGTGCCCGCACACGCCGCCGCCCCGGCGGCGACGACCGGCACACCGGCCCACACGGGCACGTCCGGCCGACCGGCCACCGTCACCCTCATCACCGGCGACCAGGTCACCGTCGCCCCCGCCGGCCGGATCGCGGTACGCTCCGGCGCCGATCGCACCGGGATGCAGTTCGTGGTCCGCCGCGAGCGGCAGGGCGTCAGCGTGGTGCCCCAGGACGCCCTGGCCCTGGTCCGGTCCGGCCGGCTCGACCCGCGACTGTTCGACGTCACCGGGCTGATCGCGGCCGGCTACGACGACGCGCACCGCGACACCGTGCCACTGCTTGTCGCGTACCGCCAAGGGGTGGCCCGGCGGGCCGCGAGCCCGCTCGCCGGCACCCGGGTGATCCGCGACCTGCCGGCGATCGGCGGCGCGGCGCTCGTCGCCACCAAGTCCGACACCGGCGCGCTCTGGCACGCGATCGGTGCGGACCGCTCCGGCGCCCGGCTCGACACGGCGGGGGGTGTCGACCGGATCTGGCTGGACGGCCGGCGGCAGCTGACGCTCGACCACAGCGTGCCCCAGATCGGCGCCCCGGCCGCCTGGTCCGCCGGATACACCGGCAAGGGCGTGACGGTCGCGGTGCTCGACACCGGCGTCGACCTCACCCACCCCGACCTGGCCGGCAGGGTCGCCGCGTCGCGCAACTTCAGCGAGGAGACCAACCCCGACGACATCGTCGGGCACGGCACCCACGTCGCCTCGATCATCGCCGGCAGCGGCGCCGCCTCCGGCGGGAAGTACCGGGGCGTGGCGCCGGACGCCACGCTGCTCTCCGGAAAGGTCTGCGAGGTCTACGGCTGCACCGACTCGGCGATCCTGGCCGGCATGCAGTGGGCCGCCGCCGAGCAGCACGCCACCGTGGTCAACCTGAGCCTGGGCGGCTACGACACGCCGGAGGTCGACCCGCTGGAGCAGGCGGTCAACACGCTCACCGCGCAGACCGGCACGCTCTTCGTGATCTCCGCCGGCAACGACGGCGCCGACGGCTCGGTCGGCTCGCCGGCCACCGCCGACGCCGCGCTGGCGGTCGGCGCGGTCGACCGGGACGACGAACTCGCCGTCTTCTCCAGCCGTGGGCCCCGGGTCGGCGACGGGGCCATCAAGCCGGACATCACCGCGCCGGGTGTGGAGATCGTGGCGGCGCGGGCCGCGCACGGCCAGATCGGCGACCCGGTGGGGGACGGGTACGTCTCCCTCTCCGGCACCTCGATGGCCGCCCCGCACGTGGCCGGCGCGGCGGCGCTGATCGCCCAGCAGCACCCCGGCTGGAACGCGGGCCGCTACAAGGCCACGCTGATGGCCTCGGCCCGGCCGCACCCCGAGCAGACCGCGTTCCAGCAGGGCGCCGGCCGGGTCGACGTGGCCCACGCGATCACCGAGCAGGTGACGAGCGAGCCCGCCTCGGTCTCGTTCGGCCTCGCGCTCTGGCCGCACGCCGACGACAAGCCGATCAGCAAGACCGTCACCTACCACAACGACGGCGCCGCCCCGCTCACCCTCGACCTGGGCACCGAGTTCGCCGGCCCGGGCGGGCGGTCCGCGCCGGCCGGCATGCTCACCCTCAGCGACTCCCGGCTCACCGTCCCGGCCGGCGGCACCGCCCAGGCCACCGTCGTGGTGGACACCCGGCTCGGCGTCGACGGCTACTGGACCGGTCGGCTCGTCGCCCGATCCGGCGACACCGTCGCGGTGACCCCGCTGGCGGTCAACCGGGAGGTGGAGAGCTACGAGCTGACCGTGACCCACCGGAACCGGGCCGGCGCGCCCACCGACAGCTACTACACCACCCTGATCGGGCTCGACGACGGCTCGGTCCGGGACGTGTTCGGCGCCGCCGAGACCACGATCCGGGTGCCCAAGGGCCGGTACGGGGTGCAGAGCCTGCTCTTCGTGGACGGCGACGAGGGCTGGTCGGAGGTCTCCACGCTGACCCAGCCGGAGCTGGCGGTGACCGGGAACCAGCGGCTCACCCTGGACGCCCGGCGGGCGAAGCCGGTCCGCACCACGGTGCCGCAGCGCGGCGCGGCCCCGCTGCTGATCGACATCAGCGCCGCCTGGAACGTCGGTGACTTCTACGCCACCTTCGGGCTCCTGACGGACCGGTTCGACGGCCTCTACTCGGCCCAGCTCGGCCGCAACGTCTCCGACAAGGTCTTCGTCGGCGCACTGGCCAGCCAGTGGACCGAACCGACCGCGCCGGAACGCAGCCCGTACTTCTACGGGTTGAGCGACGTGTTCCCCGGCCGGTTCCCCACCGGGTTCGTCAGGCACTACCGACAGGCCGATCTGGCGACCGTCACCAGCCGGTTCGACAACGGCTACGCCGGGCTGGCCAACGAGCGGACCATCTACCCGGAACTCGACTACAACATGGGCGGCTCGGCGATCATCCTGCCGGCCCAGGTGCCGGGGAAGCGGATCGAACACCTCAGCACCGACCGCACCCGCTGGAGCTTCGAGCACGACTTCGGCCAGCCGAACCCGGACAACGGATGGCTGGAGCCGCAGGCGTTGCTGTCGGCCGGGCCGACCCGCTACCAGGCCGGCCACGCCTACTCCGAGGTCTGGAACAACGCGCCGTACGGCCCGTCCTTCGCGCCGCAGCCGCGCTTCCCCGAGGAGGGCATCACCCGCACCGGGGACACGGTCCTGGTCTCGCTGCCGACACACAGTGACGCGGCCGGTCACCAGGGCTTCTCGCTCACCGACACGGCACGCACCGCGCTCTACCGCAACGGCAAGCTGGTCGGTGCGGAGGCCGGCGCCGGGTACGGCGAGTTCGAGGTGCCCCCTGGTGCGGCGAACTACCGGCTCGACACCACGGCGACGCGCAGCTTCACGGACCTGAGCACCGAGGTCTCGGCGAGCTGGACGTTCCGCTCCAAGCGGGTGCCGGGCGACGAGCCGGCGCGGCTGCCGGCGATGGCGGTCCGGTTCACCCCGCCGCTGTCGGCGGACGGCGCCGCGCCGGCCGGCCGGACGTTCACCGTCCCGGTGGCGGTGCAACGCCAGCCGGGCGCGCCGTCCGGCAAGGTCACGGCGCTCACCGTCGACGTCTCCTACGACGGTGGGAAGACGTGGCGGAAGGCGACCGTGACGAAGCGGGGCGGCGGCTGGACGGCCACCGTCAAGCACCCGGCCGGCCCCGGCTACGTGTCGCTGCGGGCCTCCGCCCGGGACGACGCCGGCAACACCGTGACCCAGCGGATCATCCAGGCGTACCGCCTGCGGTGAGCCCGCCCGTCCGGGCCCGCGACCTCGCGTCGCGGGCCCGGCGGGTGGTCAGTTCGCGTGCAGGGCGGCGTTCAGCTCGATGCCCCGGCCGGTCCGCGGCCTGGCCTCCAGCGCGCCGCTCACCGAGTTGCGCCAGAACAGCAACCCGTCCACGCCGGACAGCTCGCGGGCCTTGACCACCCGGCCGTCCGGCAGGCTGATCTTCGAGGCGGCGGTGATGTAGCAGCCGGCCTCCACCACGCAGTCGTCGCCGAGGGTGATCCCGACGCCGGCGTTCGCGCCGACCAGGCTTCGCTCGCCGATCCGCACCCTCTCGGTGCCGCCGCCGGAGAGCGTCCCCATGATCGAGGCGCCGCCGCCGATGTCGGAGCCGTCGCCGACCACCACGCCCTGCACGATCCGCCCCTCCACCATCGAGGCGCCGAGCGTGCCGGCGTTGTAGTTGACGAAGCCCTCGTGCATCACGGTGGTGCCGGCGGCCAGGTGCGCGCCGAGCCGGACCCGGTCCGCGTCGGCGATCCGCACGCCGGCCGGCACCACGTAGTCGGTCATCCGGGGGAACTTGTCCACCCCGTACACCGCCAGGTGGCGGCCCGCGGCCCGCTCGATGACGCGCAGCTCGTCCACCCGCTCCGGCGGGCACGGGCCGGCCGAGGTCCAGGCCACGTTCGCCAGCTTGCCGAAGATGCCGTCGAGGTTCAGCTCGTTGGGCCGCACCAGGCGGTGGGAGAGCAGGTGCAACCGCAGGTACGCGTCGGCGGCGTCCTTGATCGGGTCGTCGAGCGAGCCGATCACCGTGGTCACCTCGACGGTACGCAGGCCGGGCAGCGCCCGCTCGCCGATCGCGCCCGGCGGCAGGT
The genomic region above belongs to Micromonospora sp. WMMD1128 and contains:
- a CDS encoding GNAT family N-acetyltransferase; its protein translation is MLRQQDVGYRIVVRRIVGIREGRPLFADALGELVELSETHITLATDGGPLRVPVDEVHRARRVPPARRPTAAAMIALETAADEAWPAPVRGRLGDWRLRAAAGWTGRANSALPIGDPDRPLPAALDAVQRWYADHGQPALVNTPLPLAAPVGTELDARGWTSRPPVLVQTVPLATLTAPAPQPDAADLPPVALKAAPTDDWLGVAADRKGGLPDAARHVLTAVDRIRFAELRVDGRLLAVGRGTVTGEGRWLGVCLLEVLPEARRQGYAGAVVRALAGWAAAEGATRAFLQVEQRNVAAVGLYRRLGFTTHHTYLTRVAP
- the fdxA gene encoding ferredoxin encodes the protein MTYIIAEPCVDVLDKACIEECPVDCIYEGNRMLYIHPDECVDCGACEPVCPVEAIFYEDDVPEQWKDYTGANYEFFEDLGSPGGASKVGKVEKDATFVAAQPPRGEGH
- the dapC gene encoding succinyldiaminopimelate transaminase; this translates as MSRPTPVSARLPEFTWDTLDAAATTAAAHPDGLINLSMGTPVDPVPPLIRRALADASDAPGYPLTAGTPALRDAIAAWVARACGAGVDGLGVLPTIGSKELVAWLPTLLGLGPGDVVVVPSVAYPTYEDGARLAGATTVRSDSLTALGPDPRVRLVWVNSPGNPTGRVLPAAHLRKVVEWARERGAVVASDECYLPLGWDAEPVSVLSPQVCGGSYAGVLAVHSLSKRSNLAGYRAGFVAGDPALTAELLKIRKHAGMIVPAPVQAAMVAALGDQAHADAQRERYRARRETLRAAFTAAGFTVEHSEAGLYLWLTRDEDCWDTVDWLARRGILVAAGVFYGPAGARHVRVALTESDAHINAVPTRLAGS
- a CDS encoding prephenate dehydrogenase/arogenate dehydrogenase family protein codes for the protein MVGEAGGLARAAVVGTGLIGGSVLLRLRDAGLDVAGWDPDPQTRRQVREQGVAVPDTVEEAVTGRDVVFACGPLPTLPATLARVAAATDDGCVLTDVGSVKAEVTVAAAAQGLGHRFVPGHPMAGADRAGPGAARPELLDGAAWVLCPGPTGLAAFRRLAALLVDVFHARVVPMSAPEHDAAAALASHVPHVLAGALAGTVRRSALREAVLTLAAGSFSDGTRVAGGPPERTANMLLGNRDRVLAELAEVTAFLDELTGALRAGDAGALADRLAEARAARAALRDRGHSVHRREFPADADHAGELAYLREIGTAGGHLTGCRVAGGAVGYTARLPATAPLG
- a CDS encoding SIMPL domain-containing protein, with the translated sequence MADAPVVAVRGEAYQEVAPELARFTVTAVARDRDRETTLTRLAERAAAVRALLDAAGPVVQGRETGQVNVWPVTKRSGDRMVAYQGRVSTTVTVTDFTALGELMLRLADHEQVEVAGPVWSLRPDSPAYRAARHAAIADALARAREYAEALGARVTALRELSDTGLTAAPPMLAKAAYAESAPELELDPAPQPVHAAVEARFTISEPVLG
- a CDS encoding nucleoside/nucleotide kinase family protein, which encodes MPRTEVLALDELVARARALAEDGPRQLLGIAGAPGVGKSTLAERIVAEVGPAARLVPMDGFHLAGSALARLGRAGRKGAPDTFDVNGFVATLRRLRRLEPTSVWAPEFRRDLEEPVAGAIEVPPEVRLVVTEGNYLLLRDEPWEEVRSLLHRAWFLDLDAELRLRRLTDRHVAYGKSPEQARAWALGSDERNARLVAGTAEHADLVVRLADPPEG
- a CDS encoding sugar O-acetyltransferase, coding for MTMKDRMLAGEPYIADDPAIIADLDRAARLTERFNRSSADDPQGRLAALRDLLGSLGEGAWIRPPFHCDYGYQTHLGPRSFVNFNAVFLDVARITIGADVQLGPNVQLLTATHPVEPEARRAKWEAAEPITIGDNAWLGGGVIVLAGVSVGDNTVVGAGAVVTRDLPANVVAVGNPARPIKTLA
- a CDS encoding S8 family serine peptidase, encoding MPRNRRKLAALGLALGLALGLPVPAHAAAPAATTGTPAHTGTSGRPATVTLITGDQVTVAPAGRIAVRSGADRTGMQFVVRRERQGVSVVPQDALALVRSGRLDPRLFDVTGLIAAGYDDAHRDTVPLLVAYRQGVARRAASPLAGTRVIRDLPAIGGAALVATKSDTGALWHAIGADRSGARLDTAGGVDRIWLDGRRQLTLDHSVPQIGAPAAWSAGYTGKGVTVAVLDTGVDLTHPDLAGRVAASRNFSEETNPDDIVGHGTHVASIIAGSGAASGGKYRGVAPDATLLSGKVCEVYGCTDSAILAGMQWAAAEQHATVVNLSLGGYDTPEVDPLEQAVNTLTAQTGTLFVISAGNDGADGSVGSPATADAALAVGAVDRDDELAVFSSRGPRVGDGAIKPDITAPGVEIVAARAAHGQIGDPVGDGYVSLSGTSMAAPHVAGAAALIAQQHPGWNAGRYKATLMASARPHPEQTAFQQGAGRVDVAHAITEQVTSEPASVSFGLALWPHADDKPISKTVTYHNDGAAPLTLDLGTEFAGPGGRSAPAGMLTLSDSRLTVPAGGTAQATVVVDTRLGVDGYWTGRLVARSGDTVAVTPLAVNREVESYELTVTHRNRAGAPTDSYYTTLIGLDDGSVRDVFGAAETTIRVPKGRYGVQSLLFVDGDEGWSEVSTLTQPELAVTGNQRLTLDARRAKPVRTTVPQRGAAPLLIDISAAWNVGDFYATFGLLTDRFDGLYSAQLGRNVSDKVFVGALASQWTEPTAPERSPYFYGLSDVFPGRFPTGFVRHYRQADLATVTSRFDNGYAGLANERTIYPELDYNMGGSAIILPAQVPGKRIEHLSTDRTRWSFEHDFGQPNPDNGWLEPQALLSAGPTRYQAGHAYSEVWNNAPYGPSFAPQPRFPEEGITRTGDTVLVSLPTHSDAAGHQGFSLTDTARTALYRNGKLVGAEAGAGYGEFEVPPGAANYRLDTTATRSFTDLSTEVSASWTFRSKRVPGDEPARLPAMAVRFTPPLSADGAAPAGRTFTVPVAVQRQPGAPSGKVTALTVDVSYDGGKTWRKATVTKRGGGWTATVKHPAGPGYVSLRASARDDAGNTVTQRIIQAYRLR